AAACCTGAAGATTCAGGTTTATTTTCTAACCTCTGCTTGATACTCATAGCTCAAGCGAGATGTTATCTTTTTCATCATCTTATCAACTTCTTCAGTCTCTAGTGTTTTAGATACATCATTAAACACTAAACTAAATGCAATTGATTTCTTACCTTCTTGGATATGTGAACCTTCATAAACATCAAAAACGTGAATCGATGTTAACTGTTTTTTAACTGTTTGTGCAATTAAATCTTTTAGTGCTTGAGCACTTACTTTTTGGTCAACGACAATAGCTAAATCTCTTGATATATTAGGATATTTAGAAATCGCTTGAAATTCTACAGTTGTATCAACAGCTAAGATATCTTCGAAATCTACTTCTAAAATATATGTTTGATTCATGTCTAATGCTTTTTGTTCATTTGGATGAACTTGACCAATATAGCCTATCACTTGATCATTTAAAACAATGTCCGCTTGACGATACGGATGAAGCTTATCATGACTGGATGAGGCAACATATTTAAGATCAACACCTATTTGTTGAGTTAGTTTATCTAAGATGCCTTTTAGAACATAAAAATCAGTTTTAATACCTTCTTTTTGCCAGAAAGATTTATGCCATTGCCCACTCATAGCTATACCTAAATGTGTTTTTTCAATACCTTTCGCAAACACATGACCGATTTCATATACATTAACAGCTTCTTGTTGTCTTTTTTGATTATAACTAATTGTTTGTAATAGACCATGTGCTAAACTTTGTCTTAGTGTTTTTTTATCTTCTGATAAAGGCATTAAGACAGACACTGGATCTCCAATATGAAGATATCTATAAACATCTTTTTCTTCAACTAAAGTATAAGAAATAATTTCATTAAGTCCCATATCTGCTAATTCATGTCTAAATGATCGGGTTAGTTTTTGTTTTGGTGTTAAATACCCATTGGTTTGACTTAAATGCTTAAGTGTAGGAATTTGATTTAATCCATACATTCTTGATACTTCTTCTAAGATATCTGCATCAATTTCTAAATCTAGACGATATGTTGGAGGTGTAATGATATAGTTATTATCTTGTACTAAAACTTCATAATTATAGTTCTTGAAGTATGTAAGTAATTCTTTTTCTTTAATCTCAATGCCTAAAGATTCATTAAAATAGTTTTTATCTACTTTTATTTCAGGTCTATTTTGTTTTTTAGATATAACTTCTACGATACCTTTAGATACTTTAGCATCTGCAAGTTCTATTAAAAGTTCACTTGCTCTCTCTAGCCCTAAAAGCACTCTATTTTCATCAATGCCTCTTTCAAATCGAAGTGATGCATCACTCTTTAAATTTAATCTTTTAGATGTTTTAGCAATTCTTTTTGGATCAAAAAGCGCAGCTTCTAAAATTACACGTGTCGTGTTGTTATCAATCATAGAATTTTCTAATCCCATGACCCCACCAATCGCGATAACTTCTGATCCATTTGTAATGACAACGTCATCACTATTTAAGACTCTTTTAACCTCATCTAGTGTTACAACATTTTCTTTATGTTTAGCGTCTCTAACGACGATATGATCGGTTTTAACTTTATCTTGGTCAAACATATGAAGTGGTGTTCCATACTCAATTAATACATAATTTGAAATATCTACTACATTATTAATCGGTTTGATATCGTGTGCTAATAATGCACTTTTTAACCACCATGGTGATTCTTTAATCTTCAGGTCACTAAATTCTCTTGCATAATATCTTAAGCAACCTTTGGATTTGATTTCTACTTTAACTTTATTTTCTTTATTTATTTCTTTGATATTAAATGTAGGTATCTTTACACTTTGATTTGTTAGTGATCCAAGATCTAGGGCAAAGCCTAAGACAGACAATAAATCACCACGATTAGGTGTTAAACCAAGTGTCATAGTCCAACCTTCTAAACTAAGTGCTTCTAGTGCCGGTGATCCTATTTCTTTAGGTTGGTTAAAATTATAAATACCATCACTAAAATCATCAGGAATAAGTGATTCATCAATACCTAATTCTTTTAAAGAACAAATCATCCCAGCAGATTCTTGACCTCTAATGACTGATTTCTTAATTTTAAAATCACCTGGAAGGACACTTCCAACTTGTGCAACGATAACGTATTGATCTTTTGCGACATTAGGCGCTCCACAAACGATATTTTCTATTCTATCGCCTAAATCTACTGTTGTTATATTTAGATGATCAGAGTTTGGATGAGCTTGGCAAGTTAAGACTTTTCCTACAACTAAATTGGTAGATGAATTTAAAGCTTCAAAACTTTCAACTTCGATAATCTTTTGATTGGTTACTTCAAGTATATTTTCTGGAATATTTATCCATTTTTTAAGCATATTTTGTGTAATAATCATTTCTTGTCAACCCCTTTAAACTGATTTAAAAATCTTAAATCATTCATATAAAAATGTCTGATATCATCAATGTTGTATTTTAAAATCGCAATTCTTTCAACACCGATTCCAAAAGCATATCCTTTATATACTTTTGGATCATATCCACCCATTTTTAGCACATTAGGATGAACTAATCCTGCACCTAATACTTCGATATAGCCTTTAGTTCCATCTTTTTTCGTATATGAAACATCAACTTCTACACTTGGTTCAGTAAACGGAAAGTATGATGGTCTTAATCGAATATCACGATCACTACCAAATAAGTGTTTGATCATGGTTAAAAGCGCATCTTTTAAATGAGCAAATGTAATGTTTTTATCAATGACTAATCCTTCAATTTGCATAAATTGATGTGAATGTGTTGGATCGTCATCATCTCTTCTATAAACCTTACCTGGACAGATAATAGATAAAGGTTGGCCTTTCATCTTTAGCATTGTTCTGGCTTGTACAGGTGAAGTGTGAGTTCTAAGTAACATTTCATCATCAATAAAAAATGTGTCTTGCATATCTCTAGCAGGATGGTCTTTATCAAGATTCATCATCTCAAAATTGTATAGATCATTTTCTAATTCTGGACCATCTTCAACTGTGTAACCCATACCTACAAATAAATCTTCGACATCTTCAATGACTTGGTTTAATGGATGCGTTGTTCCTTGATAAAATTTATATCCATCAAGTGATGGATCGATATGTTCATTTTGCAATGTTTCAAGTAAAGCTATTTCTTCTAAGCTTTGTTTTTTAGCAAAAATTGCTTGTTCAACATTTTGCTTAACTTGATTAACCATTTGTCCAAAAGCAGGTCTTTGATCATTTGGAAGATCTCTAAGTTTGCCCATCATCAAGGATACATGGCCTTTTTTAGATAAATATTCAACTCTTATTTCTTCGAGTTCTGTTAAGGTTTTTATGTCTTTAATTTTCTCTAATGCTTCTTGTTGTAATGTGTTTAATACTTCATTCATTTCTACATCTCTCCTTATATTAAAATAAAAGTCCCTAGACATAGTCTAAGGACGAAAATTCGCGGTACCACCTTAGTTCTAGGGATATCCCTAGCACTTTATATCTTTAACGCAGACTAAACGGATGTGATTAGCATCTTTCAAGAATGAATTCATAAGATTAGTATTTACATAGATTCCACCAGCCTATGCTCTCTAAAAATAACTTATATCTTATTACTATGTTCTATCAAAAATTTTTTATTTAATTAATTTCTACGTGAAGCTAATATTGCTAAGAATCTTAATAATTCAATATAAATCCAAACGATTGTTACCATTAAACCAATAGCAACTACCCATTCATATTGTTTTGATGCGCCACCTTCAACAATTGTTTCAGCTCGATCAAAATCAAGGGTTAACATTAATGCTCCAAAGATAACAAGCGCACCTGTAATGATTAAAGCAATTGAACCATTTAATTGAACATTAGCTACTAAACTTGGTGATACCCATGAGAATATCCCAAATAATATTGCAAGAATTAATATACTAAATAATGCAGTATACATGATTTTTCTAAATCTTGATGTTACTCTGATTGTTCTACTAGAATATAAGAATAACATAACTGCAAATATTGTTGCAGTAGCTACTACAGCTGTAATTGCAACACCAGGATACATGCCTTCAATAATCGCTGTTAAAAAACCTAATAATACGCCTTCAGATAATGCATAAACAATTGAAAACGGCATTGCAAGTCTTGGACTAAATGATGCGACCATAACTGAAATAAATGCTATAATCATTGATCCAATTAATAATCCAATAAATGACCCTGAATTGATATATCCTTCTGATGCCATGAAAATCACTGTAAATCCACTACCTATAGCTAATATAAGTAATAATAATGTCTTTAAAGTAATGCCACCATATGTTGCCTCAGTGGTCCCTACGTAAGCTTCATCTCTTTGTATTTTACTAAAAACTGGGTTGGAACTTCTCATCGCTTTCACTCCTTTATATGAGATATTATATCTCTTTATTTTTTAAAGTGCAAATAAACCCGATTCAATCACACGATTTTCCGAAATTAAGTCTTTAAATGCACCATAAGATTCCATCTTTTCAAACACTGTTTTATTAATTTTAGTTCTATTCTTAACATCATCTTTTGAAGTGAATGCTTTTTGCGTTCTTTTTGCGACAATGTCAAATGCAACTTGTTCTCCTAATCCATCAATAGAGTTGAAAGGCATTCTTAATCCCTTATCTTCCATTGTGAATGTTGTAGCTTCTGATAAATGAATGTTTACTGGTAAAAATGAAAATCCTCTTTTTGTCATTTCAAGTCCAGCACCTAATGTAACTAGTAAAGATTCATCTTTAGCTTTTAAATTGTATTGTGCTTGTAATTCGTTTAATTTATTGTATAAAGCATTTGGTCCTGCGACCATCATCTCATAGTCAAACTGTGTTGCTCTTTTTGAAAAGAACCCAGAATAGAACAATAAAGGTTTATGAACTTTAAACCATGCAATACGCATAGCCATAATCACATAAGCTGCAGCATGCGCTTTTGGAAACATATATTTAATCTGGCTTGCAGACCATATATACCATTCGGGAACATTATGAGTTCTCATTT
The sequence above is drawn from the Mariniplasma anaerobium genome and encodes:
- the pheT gene encoding phenylalanine--tRNA ligase subunit beta yields the protein MIITQNMLKKWINIPENILEVTNQKIIEVESFEALNSSTNLVVGKVLTCQAHPNSDHLNITTVDLGDRIENIVCGAPNVAKDQYVIVAQVGSVLPGDFKIKKSVIRGQESAGMICSLKELGIDESLIPDDFSDGIYNFNQPKEIGSPALEALSLEGWTMTLGLTPNRGDLLSVLGFALDLGSLTNQSVKIPTFNIKEINKENKVKVEIKSKGCLRYYAREFSDLKIKESPWWLKSALLAHDIKPINNVVDISNYVLIEYGTPLHMFDQDKVKTDHIVVRDAKHKENVVTLDEVKRVLNSDDVVITNGSEVIAIGGVMGLENSMIDNNTTRVILEAALFDPKRIAKTSKRLNLKSDASLRFERGIDENRVLLGLERASELLIELADAKVSKGIVEVISKKQNRPEIKVDKNYFNESLGIEIKEKELLTYFKNYNYEVLVQDNNYIITPPTYRLDLEIDADILEEVSRMYGLNQIPTLKHLSQTNGYLTPKQKLTRSFRHELADMGLNEIISYTLVEEKDVYRYLHIGDPVSVLMPLSEDKKTLRQSLAHGLLQTISYNQKRQQEAVNVYEIGHVFAKGIEKTHLGIAMSGQWHKSFWQKEGIKTDFYVLKGILDKLTQQIGVDLKYVASSSHDKLHPYRQADIVLNDQVIGYIGQVHPNEQKALDMNQTYILEVDFEDILAVDTTVEFQAISKYPNISRDLAIVVDQKVSAQALKDLIAQTVKKQLTSIHVFDVYEGSHIQEGKKSIAFSLVFNDVSKTLETEEVDKMMKKITSRLSYEYQAEVRK
- the pheS gene encoding phenylalanine--tRNA ligase subunit alpha, coding for MNEVLNTLQQEALEKIKDIKTLTELEEIRVEYLSKKGHVSLMMGKLRDLPNDQRPAFGQMVNQVKQNVEQAIFAKKQSLEEIALLETLQNEHIDPSLDGYKFYQGTTHPLNQVIEDVEDLFVGMGYTVEDGPELENDLYNFEMMNLDKDHPARDMQDTFFIDDEMLLRTHTSPVQARTMLKMKGQPLSIICPGKVYRRDDDDPTHSHQFMQIEGLVIDKNITFAHLKDALLTMIKHLFGSDRDIRLRPSYFPFTEPSVEVDVSYTKKDGTKGYIEVLGAGLVHPNVLKMGGYDPKVYKGYAFGIGVERIAILKYNIDDIRHFYMNDLRFLNQFKGVDKK
- a CDS encoding Bax inhibitor-1/YccA family protein, giving the protein MRSSNPVFSKIQRDEAYVGTTEATYGGITLKTLLLLILAIGSGFTVIFMASEGYINSGSFIGLLIGSMIIAFISVMVASFSPRLAMPFSIVYALSEGVLLGFLTAIIEGMYPGVAITAVVATATIFAVMLFLYSSRTIRVTSRFRKIMYTALFSILILAILFGIFSWVSPSLVANVQLNGSIALIITGALVIFGALMLTLDFDRAETIVEGGASKQYEWVVAIGLMVTIVWIYIELLRFLAILASRRN